Proteins from one Sarcophilus harrisii chromosome 2, mSarHar1.11, whole genome shotgun sequence genomic window:
- the LKAAEAR1 gene encoding protein LKAAEAR1, with product MPGAQLLSEKRNKQKKTISIKKEIEKLASAAKEAVAGKETEKRKAAATSKISKEWNKVMASKTAAKIMLTRTREEAKIRKQWRVSASKDATALKTYPDHLLPKDITSLSPAEIKRFLLFVEPTKVSASDSTETIHSCQESKHWDLFEEPVSEQQKRLIGVLKASEARNRVRALRLRYTRMRAEEIKHLISRQKTARAAIRLELFLPPHLNPTKIPDCLDRRERHRVEAILEEKNSNTKFR from the exons ATGCCAGGAGCACAGTTGTTGTCAGAGAAGAGGAATAAACAAAAGAAGACAATTtccataaagaaggaaatagaaaaactaGCTTCAGCAGCGAAGGAGGCAGTGgcaggaaaagaaactgagaaaaggaaGGCAGCAGCAACTTCGAAAATATCCAAAGAATGGAATAAAGTAATGGCATCAAAGACCGCAGCGAAAATCATGCTAACCCGTACAAGAGAAGAAGCCAAGATCCGAAAGCAATGGAGGGTATCTGCCTCCAAGGACGCCACGGCTTTGAAAACGTACCCAGATCACCTACTGCCCAAGGACATAACTTCCTTATCACCAGCCGAAATAAAGCGCTTTTTGCTTTTTGTCGAGCCCACGAAGGTTAGCGCCAGTGATTCCACTGAAACCATCCACAGCTGTCAAGAAAGCAAGCACTGGGATCTGTTTGAGGAGCCAGTCTCAGAACAGCAGAAACGCCTCATTGGGGTGCTGAAGGCTTCTGAGGCTCGAAACCGAGTCCGAGCGCTTCGACTTCGATATACACGGATGAGG GCTGAAGAGATAAAGCACCTAATTAGCAGGCAGAAAACAGCTCGGGCTGCAATCCGACTTGAACTATTCCTGCCGCCTCATCTGAATCCCACGAAGATCCCGGACTGTCTGGACAGACGTGAG AGGCATCGAGTAGAGGCTATTCTGGAAGAAAAGAACAGCAATACCAAGTTCAGATGA